The sequence TTTTTTGTGTAACTAAACCCTTGGTTTTAAGTAAATGCTGAATACCATCAATCTCAAATTTGCGAGATATTTCGGTATGGATTGTTTCGCCTTTTTCAAAGTTAAGTTTGAGGTTAAGGGTGCCTAATTCTGCTGTCTGAGTTTCTAAAGAGCGTAAATAGGTTTCTATTTGATGTTTTGTTTCATTGTAAAATGTCCAATGTTCAAACTTTGTTGCGTCAAAATTACCGTCAAAGCGACGATTTAAATGATTCAATACGTTTAAATTAAAAGCAGCAGTGACTCCCGCAGCATCTCTATAAGCTGGTTCTAAAATCTCTTTGGACTTATGCAAATCTACCCCCAGCAAGAAATATTCTCCTAACTGCAAACCAGCAGTAATCTGAGATAGAAATTCATCGCATTTTTGGGGATTTAAATTACCCAAAGTACTGCCAATAAACCCAATCATGCGATTGGGTAATTCGCTTTGCTCTAATTCTCCTAAAGCTTGTTCGTAAGTTCCCGCTAATGCGTGAACCTTTAACCAAGGATAATCGACCAAAAGCTGTCTGGCACTTGCTTCTAAAATACCTGCACTAACATCTACAGGAAAATAGTGTAGAGGATAACCAAGCTTTTGGTAAGCATCTAACAAAATACGGGTTTTTGTTGAACTACCGCTACCGAGTTCAATAAATTCGCAAGCACCAGTTATCTGAGCGATTTCTTCAGCACAATTTTGTAAAATCGAAGTCTCGGTTCTGGTAACATAATATTCCGGTAGTTCGCAAATCTCTTCAAATAATTCAGAACCACGATCGTCGTATAAGTAACGTGGAGGAAGGAATTTAGATTTATTAGTTAATCCTTCAACTACATCGCTTCCATCAGGAGAGGAAACTTCTTTCGTTCGCTGTTGTAAGTGTTGAACTTTTAAGCGACTTTCAACGCTTTGAGAGTAACCTACTTCGCTGCTGGTAGCTGGAGAAAATGTCATAAAAAATCTCGGTAGTTTGGGTTGAGAGGTTGCAATAATTGCAAACCTCAAACCAAACCAGATTACCAGCGAACAGTTACCACTGAACAGTTTTTAGTTAGGAATTATGATGTGGAAGCAGAAAATAGCATTGATAAATTGATTTCGCCCTATCTAGAATCTTTCCATATTCGTTACATAGCACAGCGAAATCCGGCGAACATCTGACGCAATCCGGGATGATACCAATTACGAAAACTACTTCGTAAAGCCCAGGGGCGAGTAGCCCAACTTCCACCTTTGAGAACTCGATGCTCGTTGTCAAAATATATTTGGGAGTAGCCTTCGTAGGGATAATCTTCAAAGCCTTCATAGCCAAGAAACCAGCTATTAGTCCATTCCCATACGTTTCCTAAAGTATCGTATAACCCGTAAGTGCTTTGTCCTGATGGGTAAGCATTTACTGGGGTTGTTTGGCTGTGAATATTATTGTAGTTACACTTTTCAGGTGTCGGTTGTTGGTTTCCCCAAGGATAAATGCGACGACATTGCGATGTTTCATCCCAACTTGCAGCTTTCTCCCATTCAGCTTCTGTCGGCAAGCGCTTACCTACAAACTTCGCGTAAGCTTCTGCTTCATACCAACTTACACCCCAAACCGGATTATTGTACCAAGCTGGATTGTCTTCCCAATAAAGCGGCTTTGTAGCTTGTTCTGCTTGCAACCATTCCCAACCAGCTTTCGACCACCACTGACGATTTTTATAACCCTCAGCTTCCATAAATATTCGATATTGCTTGCAAGTTACGGGATAGCGATCGATAGAGTATGTATCCAAATAGACTTTGTGGCTAGAGCGTTCGTTATCAAGAGCATCCAGAGAATTGCTACCCATTTCAAATTCTCCCGCCCGAATTTGAATCATCTCGTTGAGAGGATTGGGAAGTAGGGGAGAAGAAGAACAAGAAAGATGCCAATAATTTTCTTTTAAATTCTTGGATTGTTGATTTTTGATTAACTCCAACACAAAACTAATAGTTTCACTATGCTGGCTTTCATGCTGTAGCAAAAAACGATATAAACGTTCTTGTTGTTTCAAATCAGTTTTTTCCATATGACAAAGAACGCGATCGCGAACTGTGTCGAGGAAATAAAGAGTTTCTGCTAAAGAAGGTAGTGTTACCCGCTGATTTTTTGGTAAGCCATCTGCTGTATACAACTTACAATATTGTGGAAACGAGCAAGGTAAAGCTGCTGTTCGTTCTAATATCCACAAAGATTCAGTATAGGCAATATGACCTAAATGCCAACCTACCGGGCTAAAGTCTGGATGAGCTTGACTGCAAAAAGTCGTTTCATCCATACCTTTAAATAAAAGTAGGGTTTTAGCCCGACATTCAGTAAAAGCGTCAATCAGGCTTTGTTTTAAACTGGTTTGTTTTAAACTAGATTTGCTCAATTCTGATATCACAATCTTTTCCAACACTGAGAATGCTATTTTCTGGAAACGAATTCCAATTACCTTTAAACAGCGGTTCGGAAGCAATGATTACGGAGTTTGAGAAAGTCGAATCATTTTCTAGCCAATATAGAGATGGTGATTGAGCTTCTACACTAAAACGAGAAGCTACAAGACGATTTCCATCACTGATTACTACATTCGCTAAAGTATAAGTATTATAAGTCTCTGTTAATTCTTTTAATTTAAGTAAAGTCAAGTGCAAAGCTTGCTCTAAACTTTTACCAGGATTATTTTGTAATTCGTTAAGTAACAGAGCAAAGATATGTTCCGAATCTGTAGTTCCATTTACCCACTGATAAATTTCATTACTTAGTTGTTTGCGTATAGGTCTGTATAGACTCTGACGAAACGTATCAATCTTACCATTATGAATAAACAATAAACCTTCTTTTTTAAATGGCTGACAATTACTTAGATCGAGAGCTTGTCCCAAAGTCGCGCTGCGAACATAAGACACTACGCAATCGGATTCTATATAACGACTCAGACCGGGCAAATTAGTATCATTCCAAATAGGTAACGAGCTTTTATAAGTATAAGGTTCGGTATCCTTTAGAGCATGATACCAACCTACGCCAAAGCCATCAGCATTAACGGTTCCCGACATCATTTCCTGGGGTTGATAGCTTTGAACTATCAGTGAATGTTCGTGGTTGTATAGTAAATTTTCCAAAGAAATAGACGAACCAAGATAAGCAAGTAATCGGCAC comes from Rivularia sp. PCC 7116 and encodes:
- the egtD gene encoding L-histidine N(alpha)-methyltransferase translates to MTFSPATSSEVGYSQSVESRLKVQHLQQRTKEVSSPDGSDVVEGLTNKSKFLPPRYLYDDRGSELFEEICELPEYYVTRTETSILQNCAEEIAQITGACEFIELGSGSSTKTRILLDAYQKLGYPLHYFPVDVSAGILEASARQLLVDYPWLKVHALAGTYEQALGELEQSELPNRMIGFIGSTLGNLNPQKCDEFLSQITAGLQLGEYFLLGVDLHKSKEILEPAYRDAAGVTAAFNLNVLNHLNRRFDGNFDATKFEHWTFYNETKHQIETYLRSLETQTAELGTLNLKLNFEKGETIHTEISRKFEIDGIQHLLKTKGLVTQKIWTDKNQWFALILSKLS
- a CDS encoding ergothioneine biosynthesis protein EgtB; the encoded protein is MISELSKSSLKQTSLKQSLIDAFTECRAKTLLLFKGMDETTFCSQAHPDFSPVGWHLGHIAYTESLWILERTAALPCSFPQYCKLYTADGLPKNQRVTLPSLAETLYFLDTVRDRVLCHMEKTDLKQQERLYRFLLQHESQHSETISFVLELIKNQQSKNLKENYWHLSCSSSPLLPNPLNEMIQIRAGEFEMGSNSLDALDNERSSHKVYLDTYSIDRYPVTCKQYRIFMEAEGYKNRQWWSKAGWEWLQAEQATKPLYWEDNPAWYNNPVWGVSWYEAEAYAKFVGKRLPTEAEWEKAASWDETSQCRRIYPWGNQQPTPEKCNYNNIHSQTTPVNAYPSGQSTYGLYDTLGNVWEWTNSWFLGYEGFEDYPYEGYSQIYFDNEHRVLKGGSWATRPWALRSSFRNWYHPGLRQMFAGFRCAM
- the egtC gene encoding ergothioneine biosynthesis protein EgtC, whose amino-acid sequence is MCRLLAYLGSSISLENLLYNHEHSLIVQSYQPQEMMSGTVNADGFGVGWYHALKDTEPYTYKSSLPIWNDTNLPGLSRYIESDCVVSYVRSATLGQALDLSNCQPFKKEGLLFIHNGKIDTFRQSLYRPIRKQLSNEIYQWVNGTTDSEHIFALLLNELQNNPGKSLEQALHLTLLKLKELTETYNTYTLANVVISDGNRLVASRFSVEAQSPSLYWLENDSTFSNSVIIASEPLFKGNWNSFPENSILSVGKDCDIRIEQI